The sequence below is a genomic window from Mytilus edulis chromosome 2, xbMytEdul2.2, whole genome shotgun sequence.
taattatgacgtctggcaaggctaatTTATTTTAGtcctgggacgccttcctacgatgTCATAACGCCAAAGCCATTTTTTACGTCTGGAGTTTGAGAGCAAATTTTGGCGGGAACTTTGACACCTAATTTTAACAAGAAATTTTTATTGCCGGTTAGAAATTTTTACGTAGTTACAAAGTCCTACCTTTTATGTGCTTATTGATGtaaatttttccaaaaaatatcCATAAGAAAGGATAAAACAAGATACCATTCCATTTGAAGTTGgggaatatttattttgtttggaaATGATTTCCCACAATTACCAACGACACACGACTTCCggtgaatataaaatttaaaatctgGTAAATTTTAATGGATCTGAATTTCCGGAACGTTCAATTTACATTATCCGGAAATTTGGGTCTGTCAAATTTTAAcggattttaaattttatattcatcGGAAGTCACGTGTCGTTGGTAATTGTGGGAAATCATttccaaacaaaataaatataacccCACTTCAAATGGAATCGTATCTTGTTTTATCCTTTCTTTTGGATATTTCTTGGAAAAATTTACTTCAATAAGCACAAAAAAGGTAGGACTTTGTAACCATGTTAAAATTAGGTGTCAAAGTTCCCCCCAAAATTTGCTCTCAAACTCAAGACGTAAAAAATGGCTTCAGCGTTatgacgtcgtaggaaggcgtcccaggaaaaaattaaaatagccttgccagacgtcataattatttggactacgaTAGGATGTTACATGTATATTGCCATGCTATACTCAATGAATGCTTGTTTCAATTCTAATTGATCAAAAACAACAAAGGGGTTATTAGATATAAGCAGATGTGGTGCaagtgccactgagacaactctccatctaagtcacaattatGAAAGCCGTACTTGAAATAGGTCATGGTGATCGCTGATTCCCCATCTGTTTTAAAGATTCATGTATGTTTTAACTTCTGAGTATATTAATACAACCATAAAAAGAAGTTCATAATAGAACTATTGCATAATTGTTGTTGCAGGTAAAATTTAAGAATGGCTGAAAGTTGGGATGAGCCAGCACCTGCTGTAGCAGAACTACCAGAGATAAAGTTGTTTGGTAAATGGTCATCTGATGATGTACAAGTCAGTGATATCAGTTTAACTGTAAGTTAGGTTTATATGAAATAATTAAGAGGTACAGTAAAAATGCTAATTACAGCCCTCAGTTTATCATACTAAAACAGTAGACTTGGCAGCCTATTTAGCACACATACGACCCAAAATTCTCTGTTGAAGGCTAATATGCAAACATAACTTTTTTATCCTGGGGACCATTTTAAAAATCCTTGTGGATTTGGCTCGATCCcattaattgttttcaaaatagatttttattgttttatattaagtATAGAATTCTATAAACCTGATCAACATCAAGTTGTAGTTAGAGGACACTCGAtagttaacatatatatatgcaaaactgTGTTTTTGTAACTTATGCGAGGGGAGGTGTGTTATTGCTGTATGAAATATATCTGCCAAATTCATTAATAGTCATATTAAATAGTTGTCCATTTGTAGGATTACATTGCTGTCAAAGAGAAATATGCTAAATATCTGCCCCACTCAGCTGGACGTTACCAGATGAAACGTTTCAGAAAGGCACAATGTCCAATCGTAGAAAGACTTGTCTGTTCCTTGATGATGCATGGAAGAAACAATGGCAAGAAACTCCTTGCCATGAGAATTGTTAAACATGCTTTTGACATAATTCATTTGCTGACTGGAGAGGTAAGAAACTGTCATTAACAATCATGACATGAGGGATGTGGCGTTAATTGTCATTTTCTATAACCTTGTATAAATTTTCAGTATATTTATGATTAGATAAAATACCAGAAGAAAACAAATgctcactttaaaaaaaaaacttaatgaaGTTAAAAGAGTCTAATAAAATAGGAAAACGTAAGGGGAAATAACCTGTACAACCACATGATAGTAATGATGATAGCAACTTGCCCTCTCTGATTGTGATGAGATCGTGTTCCAAGCTTGTACTTGCTTGTTCTCAACTGTGATACCTGTATGATTTAGAACTCATATCAGGAACTTGCTAGATGTTGCATGTTTTGTCTCTTATTGATTGATGGGAAGATGTGTCAGTACTAGCTATATAGTTGTTGATGATGCCTACAAAGACTATGATTTTCAAACTAAACATGCATTTGTAGGAATTGCTATTTTTGGACTGATGattctttgatattttgataGACCAATGTGCTCAGACTTTCACATAATTTGAGCAGTTGATATAGAAGTTTGATCTAAATTTCTTGGCATGATTTTAAATAATGTAATTCCCCTGGTTCTGGACtctaaattcaaaaaaatatacagtGATGCTTTAAATTTAGACCTAGACATCAAAGATATTCTTGTTTCCTGCCTTTTAGACCTGACCTTTGACCCTACTTGTTTGATGAATTTGTGTTAAAGTTTTCTTTTTGGTCAGTTACCaatataaaactaatttttgttttcaatcgttGATACCAGTAGCCTAAACTTagtaaagaaatgaaaatatcatAGTGATGATGATTTTAACTTGCCCTCTCTGATTGTGATGAGATCTTGTTAAATTTATGTACTCGCTTCTGAACTATGATTTAAAAACACTGAATTTTGGAATTGAAATATTTCTTGTCtgttgacatacatgtatattgtaatttGAGTCAGGAACTAAAAACCTCTTCAAaactattttaatgttttgtctatACAGTGGAGAGGActttcattaaattaaaaaaaataagcatttttataaCGATAAAAGACTACTAAAAGTTTTTCTCATGTTGTGATGGTATCTTTTATGTGCTAGTATTTTAGTCATGAAATAGTCTGTCAAGtgtgtttatttgtcttttgggTGTGAATTTGTTGGTCATATGTGATTATTTGTcaaatgtaaatgtttttgtCAAGATATTGTCGTCATGGGTGTTAAATTTGGTAACAATATTGTCAGTGGACAGGGTGTTAATTTTGTCATGATATTGTCATTTAATTCATACTTGTGTTTACTGGACtctataattaaaagaaaaacattgatCGTTTAGTTTAGACCTAGAAAACAAAGGTATGCTTGTTTCCTGTTTCTCAAACTTCCCTCTTTTAGACCTTTGACCTTATTTGATGAATTTGCATTAAAGTTGTCTGAatctttgaaaaataattaaagcaAATCTAAACATTTATCTCTGACTGGATAATTTCCAAAAGTTTTTGGTCAGTTACcaatataaaacttatttttgtttttttcaatcattGATACCAGTAGCCTAAACTTAGTAAAGAAATGATAATATCATAGTGATGATGATTTTAACTTGCCCTCTCTGATTGTGATGAGATCTTGTTAAATTTATGTACTCGCTTCTGAACTATGATTTAAAAACACTCTGAATTTTTGAATTGGAATATTTCTTGTCTGTTTACATATATTGTAATTTCAGTCAGGAACTAAAAACTCTTCAAaactattttaatgttttgtctatACAGTGGAGAGGActttcattaaattaaaaaaaataagcatttttataaCGATAAAAGACTACTAAAAGTTTTTCTCATGTTGTGATGGTATCTTTTTTGTGCTAGTATTTTAGTCATGAAATAGTCTGTCAAGTGTGTTAATTTGTCTTTTGGGTCTGAATTTGTTGGTCATATGTGATTATTTGTCAAATGTAAATGTTTTGTCAAGATATTGTCTTTTAATGGGTGTTGATTTTAGTAACAATATTGACTTGTCAGGGGACAGGGTGTTATTTTGGTCATTATATTGTCATTCAAATCATATTTGTGTTTATTGGACTCtatatataattaaaagaaaatcattGATCCTTTATACCTAGAAAACAAAGGTGTGCTTGTTTCCCCGTCTCTCAAACTTCCCTCTTTTAGACCTTTGACCCTATTTGATGAATTTGCATTAAAGTTGTCTGaatctttgaaaaataaataaagcaaattAAACATTTATCTCTCACTGgataattttcaaaagtttttggaCAGTTACcaatataaaacttatttttgttttcaatcgttGATACCAGTAGCCTGAACTTAGTTAAGAAATGAAAATATCATAGTGATGATGATTTTAACTTGCCCTCTCTGAATGTGATGAGATCTTGTTAAATTTATGTACTCACTTCTGaactatgatttaaaaaaaaaaattgttgaattcTGGTCCGAATGtccggtgtttttttt
It includes:
- the LOC139511521 gene encoding small ribosomal subunit protein uS7, with translation MAESWDEPAPAVAELPEIKLFGKWSSDDVQVSDISLTDYIAVKEKYAKYLPHSAGRYQMKRFRKAQCPIVERLVCSLMMHGRNNGKKLLAMRIVKHAFDIIHLLTGENPLQVLVNAIINSGPREDSTRIGRAGTVRRQAVDVSPLRRVNQAIWLLCTGARDTSFRNIKTIAECLADELINAAKGSSNSHAIKKKDELERVAKSNR